A region of Nostoc sp. 'Peltigera membranacea cyanobiont' N6 DNA encodes the following proteins:
- a CDS encoding (Fe-S)-binding protein — translation MQVSENSVNNTASLKNLKGFDESHPPSPKLIDSCVHCGFCLSTCPSYRVLGKEMDSPRGRIYLMDAINEGEIALNTATVEHFDSCLGCLACVSTCPSGVQYDKLISATRHQIERNYPRSLPDQFIRKLIFSLFPYPNLLRVLLVPLLVYQKLGFAKFFSATGLLNKISPRLAAMESILPEITLKSFQDNLPSVIPAKGEKRYRVGVILGCVQRLFFSPVNEATVRVLTANGCEVVIPKSQGCCAALPEHQGQTEQAKALARQMIDSFAKTDVDFVIINAAGCGHTLKEYGHILENDPEYREKAKDFAAKVKDAQEFLATVGLTAKLSPLTDKPLNLVYQDACHLLHGQKISVQPRQVLRQIPGVKLREPIDAALCCGSAGVYNMLQPEIAEELGRQKVENLLNTGAELIASANPGCTLQITKHLQLQGKKISVIHPMELLDYSIRGEKLKL, via the coding sequence ATGCAAGTTTCAGAAAATTCTGTTAATAATACGGCTAGTTTAAAGAATTTGAAAGGGTTTGATGAGAGTCATCCGCCTAGCCCGAAGTTAATTGATAGTTGTGTCCATTGTGGATTTTGTCTCTCGACTTGTCCCAGCTATCGGGTGCTTGGTAAGGAGATGGATTCACCTAGAGGACGTATCTATTTAATGGATGCGATTAATGAGGGTGAGATTGCTTTAAATACGGCAACTGTAGAACATTTTGATTCTTGTTTGGGATGTCTTGCTTGTGTAAGCACTTGTCCTTCTGGGGTGCAGTATGATAAGTTGATTTCTGCAACTCGTCACCAAATTGAACGGAATTATCCCCGCAGTTTGCCAGATCAATTTATTCGGAAACTGATATTTTCTTTGTTTCCCTATCCCAATCTTTTACGAGTTTTATTAGTTCCGTTGTTGGTTTATCAAAAGTTGGGGTTTGCTAAATTCTTTAGCGCTACAGGTTTACTTAATAAAATATCGCCTCGTTTGGCAGCAATGGAATCAATTCTGCCAGAAATTACTCTCAAATCTTTTCAAGATAATTTGCCTAGTGTGATTCCTGCTAAAGGTGAGAAGCGGTATCGCGTTGGGGTAATTTTGGGTTGCGTCCAACGGCTGTTTTTCTCCCCCGTGAATGAAGCAACGGTGCGGGTTTTAACGGCGAATGGTTGTGAAGTTGTGATTCCCAAATCTCAAGGTTGTTGTGCGGCGCTTCCCGAACATCAAGGGCAAACAGAACAGGCGAAAGCTTTAGCAAGGCAGATGATTGATAGTTTTGCCAAGACAGATGTAGATTTCGTGATTATCAATGCTGCTGGTTGTGGTCATACTTTGAAAGAATACGGTCATATTTTAGAAAATGACCCAGAATATCGGGAAAAGGCGAAGGATTTTGCTGCTAAAGTTAAAGATGCTCAAGAGTTTTTGGCAACTGTTGGTTTAACAGCAAAACTGTCGCCACTGACTGATAAACCTTTGAATTTAGTTTATCAAGATGCGTGTCATTTATTGCATGGTCAAAAGATTAGCGTGCAACCCCGTCAGGTATTGCGACAAATTCCGGGAGTGAAATTGAGAGAACCAATAGATGCAGCTTTATGTTGTGGCAGTGCTGGGGTTTATAATATGCTGCAACCAGAAATTGCTGAGGAATTAGGTCGGCAAAAAGTAGAGAATTTGTTGAATACTGGTGCTGAGTTGATTGCTTCTGCTAATCCGGGGTGTACTTTGCAAATTACTAAACATTTGCAGTTGCAGGGTAAGAAGATTTCAGTTATTCATCCAATGGAGTTGTTAGATTATTCGATTCGCGGTGAAAAGTTGAAATTGTAG
- a CDS encoding HAD family hydrolase yields the protein MALEGVILDVDGTLVLSNDAHANSWVEAFAAYDLEVPFETLRPLMGMGGDQLIPKVAPELNSEEGTGKAIAKRRKELLFNKLIPQITAANGSRELILKMQKSGLHLVVASSASSEELEIVLKIAQVDDLLSEVTTSDDAEASKPAPDIVQAALKKGKMTPDKVVMLGDSPYDIESAGKAGVGVIALRCGGFNDEQLAGAIAIYNDPKDLLQHYDSSILGANG from the coding sequence ATGGCATTAGAGGGAGTAATTTTAGATGTTGATGGTACACTGGTATTAAGTAATGATGCTCATGCAAATAGCTGGGTAGAGGCATTTGCAGCTTATGACCTAGAAGTGCCATTTGAAACACTCAGACCACTCATGGGCATGGGTGGAGATCAACTGATTCCTAAAGTAGCGCCAGAATTAAATAGTGAAGAAGGAACTGGCAAAGCGATCGCTAAACGACGCAAAGAACTATTATTTAACAAATTAATACCGCAAATTACTGCTGCCAATGGTAGCAGGGAATTAATCTTAAAGATGCAAAAATCGGGCTTGCATCTGGTTGTTGCTAGTTCAGCAAGTTCTGAAGAACTTGAGATCGTGCTCAAAATTGCCCAAGTAGATGACTTGCTATCGGAAGTAACTACATCCGATGATGCCGAAGCATCTAAACCTGCTCCTGACATTGTACAAGCCGCCTTGAAAAAAGGGAAAATGACACCCGATAAAGTAGTAATGCTAGGTGATTCTCCCTATGATATTGAGTCTGCCGGTAAAGCAGGGGTAGGGGTGATTGCTTTGCGCTGCGGTGGCTTTAACGATGAACAACTGGCGGGAGCGATCGCAATTTACAACGATCCAAAAGATTTGCTACAGCACTATGACTCTTCTATCTTGGGTGCAAATGGGTAA
- a CDS encoding CHAT domain-containing protein — MPPLISIVIVNYNRESYLGVAIASVLAQTWQDFELLIWDDGSTDGSVAIANAYTQQDGRVRVVQAHHQGVAEACKAAIGQTSGTYVGFVDSDDILAPTALAETATVLNCHPETGFVYTDYLNIDEEGKVIGYGHRCDIPYSQEGLLVNFMTFHFRLMRRSVYDRVGGINASFSGIAYDYDLCLRLSEVAQVRRVQNPLYLYRIHSQSLSVTKRTEQIVWSQKAIAQALWRRRLADKLQIDVELPAGRFILRQKKPLLHKIAASVLAILPLVSSTSAKLAQAQQIVPAADGTNTIVTPNGNRLDITGGTTSRDGVNLFHSFQQFGISPEQIANFQASPALQNILGRITGGNPSVINGLIQVTGGNPNLFLMNPAGFVFGSNASLNVPGAFTATTANGIGFGSSWFNAIGVNDYAALVGNPNGFAFSMNQPGAIANAGNLAVGAGQNLTLLGGTVINTGQISAPGGQITVTSVPGQNWVRLSQPGNLLSLEIQPLASSSNQPNNWTIPIASLPELLTVGNTGLTANPDGTVKLTASNVTIPTTPGTTIVSGIVDVSSQTGGTITALGKKVAVIDANINASGNNGGGTVLIGGDYQGKGTLPNADKTYINSNSVINADSNLNGNGGRVIVWGNDTTQYFGNISARGGATVGNGGFVEVSGKNFLTFNGLVDTSAPNGSFGTLLLDPSTLTIIDGAAGTGDFDATAGNIAFADADIGANTVSWGAIAASGANINLQATGNITINNITGATLGVTTPGVATLNLGGGSFSLTSQNGSVNFVDPTNTIATTGGVINISGASLLLGNLDTTRNFNRSGDVNLSASGNISAGNIIASGQGYSAGNVQVTSSNGGITLNQINTSDSGGIGDATGGTVTLTAAGNILTDTINSSSNDAGGLGTGGNVQVSTTAGSITTGGINSSVAKTGGGGFIGAAGAVSLTATENITVNDGINASAIAIEVDGTGNVTGGNVTLQTTNTAGSNIRFTNINTQAIADDFVDGNTVQGGNVQVLTNGLIQGIGAGEAIATGGFFTSAGGTNAQPLVGGTIRIQHDGGPNNVDFIVGDASVNGTAGSLNRGDSIIASGNFPVLPNGGDASGTPTGITITSVNTPPTLTANSSLPNTQTNQPVTLTFSSLAALVSDANNDITSIQIDVVNTGTLTVNGLPVVPGVTTLSSNDTLVYTPPADTNGSLNAFVISANDRVSSSASVQVGINVSQIPTTIPTPIPTPTFNPTPAPTFNPIPTPTLPPCSFQCTPGKPVNPVPNNPNIDNPVINTDPTPETDFTDDFADHLGIPTPRIKTLDDAKGIAHKIEEATGVKPAFIYISFVPVEIIPERNLGKAEKFTKQLNTLAEQDSDQLEIVVVTGKGNPIRKRIPETTRAKVLKVAQEFRDQIVSPQNRRRTGYLRPSQQLYRWIIAPLEADLQAREINNLVFLPDIGLRSTPMAALHDGKGFLIEKYSIGLMPSLSLTNTLYKDIKKSQVLAMGISESTQGQEPLPAVPLELSTLVSKLWQGKLLLDKQATLENLKTIRRQQPFGIIHMATHADFTTGALSNSYIQLWEDKLRLNQLRQLRLNEPEVEMLVLSACRTALGDEESELGFAGLAVLAGVKTTVASLWSVNDAGTAALMTKFYENLRTSRIKAEALRQAQLGMAKGQIYVKNGQIQGLGVVGSLPLPNNSGDEGEQLLTHPYYWAGFTMVGNPW; from the coding sequence ATGCCACCACTGATCTCCATAGTCATCGTCAATTACAACCGGGAGTCTTACCTTGGAGTAGCGATCGCCAGTGTTTTAGCGCAGACATGGCAGGATTTTGAACTACTTATTTGGGATGATGGCTCCACAGATGGATCGGTGGCGATCGCTAATGCCTATACTCAACAAGATGGGCGAGTCCGGGTAGTCCAAGCACACCATCAGGGAGTTGCTGAAGCTTGTAAGGCAGCGATCGGTCAAACTAGCGGTACTTACGTTGGTTTTGTAGACAGTGATGATATCCTAGCGCCTACTGCCCTCGCCGAAACCGCAACAGTCCTCAACTGCCATCCAGAAACGGGATTTGTTTACACCGACTACCTAAATATTGATGAAGAAGGCAAAGTCATTGGCTACGGTCATCGCTGTGACATTCCCTACTCCCAAGAAGGTCTGTTGGTAAACTTCATGACTTTCCACTTCCGCCTCATGCGCCGTTCAGTTTACGATCGGGTGGGAGGTATCAACGCATCTTTTAGTGGTATTGCTTACGATTACGACCTGTGTCTGCGACTTTCAGAAGTAGCCCAAGTGCGCCGAGTTCAAAATCCACTCTACCTCTACCGGATTCACTCTCAAAGCCTGTCTGTCACCAAAAGAACAGAACAAATAGTCTGGTCACAGAAGGCGATCGCTCAAGCCCTTTGGCGACGCAGATTAGCAGACAAGTTACAAATCGATGTAGAATTGCCCGCAGGTCGCTTCATCTTGCGGCAGAAAAAACCTCTACTCCACAAAATCGCCGCTTCAGTACTAGCTATTTTGCCTCTGGTGAGTTCCACAAGTGCAAAATTAGCTCAAGCACAACAAATTGTCCCTGCTGCCGATGGGACAAACACAATTGTTACACCCAACGGTAATCGACTTGATATCACCGGGGGTACAACTTCTAGGGATGGTGTTAATCTCTTCCACAGCTTTCAACAATTTGGCATTTCCCCAGAACAAATTGCTAACTTTCAAGCTAGTCCGGCGCTGCAAAATATTCTTGGTCGAATTACAGGCGGGAATCCCTCAGTCATCAATGGCTTAATTCAGGTAACAGGTGGCAATCCTAACCTGTTCTTGATGAATCCAGCCGGATTTGTTTTTGGATCGAACGCCAGCTTAAATGTACCTGGCGCTTTCACCGCAACAACAGCCAATGGTATTGGTTTTGGTAGCAGTTGGTTCAACGCCATCGGTGTTAATGACTACGCGGCTCTAGTTGGAAACCCCAACGGATTTGCTTTTAGTATGAACCAGCCAGGAGCGATCGCAAATGCTGGAAATTTGGCAGTAGGTGCGGGGCAAAATTTGACCTTATTGGGCGGTACTGTAATCAACACTGGGCAAATCTCAGCACCGGGAGGGCAGATTACTGTCACATCAGTACCAGGACAAAATTGGGTGCGTCTCAGTCAGCCAGGAAATCTGCTGAGTCTGGAAATTCAGCCTCTCGCCTCTAGTAGCAATCAACCCAATAACTGGACAATTCCCATTGCATCTTTACCAGAATTGCTCACAGTTGGGAACACAGGGTTAACTGCTAATCCTGATGGGACAGTAAAATTAACAGCCTCTAATGTGACAATTCCCACAACACCAGGGACAACGATTGTTTCGGGCATTGTGGATGTATCGAGTCAAACAGGCGGTACTATAACTGCTTTGGGTAAAAAAGTCGCGGTAATTGATGCCAATATTAACGCCTCTGGAAATAATGGCGGCGGTACTGTGTTAATTGGCGGCGATTACCAAGGAAAGGGGACTTTGCCCAATGCAGATAAAACTTATATTAACTCCAACTCCGTCATTAATGCCGATAGCAATTTGAATGGAAACGGCGGACGGGTAATTGTTTGGGGTAACGATACAACTCAATATTTTGGTAACATTTCGGCTCGTGGAGGAGCAACTGTTGGCAATGGTGGTTTCGTAGAAGTATCAGGCAAAAATTTCTTGACCTTCAACGGTTTAGTAGATACTTCAGCCCCCAATGGCAGTTTTGGCACTTTATTACTAGACCCCAGCACATTGACCATTATTGATGGTGCAGCAGGGACAGGTGATTTTGATGCCACAGCTGGCAACATTGCCTTTGCGGATGCAGATATTGGAGCTAATACAGTTTCATGGGGTGCGATCGCAGCTTCGGGTGCAAATATTAACTTACAAGCCACAGGCAATATTACTATCAATAACATCACCGGAGCTACGCTCGGAGTAACTACCCCTGGTGTCGCTACATTAAACTTAGGCGGTGGTAGCTTCAGCTTAACTTCGCAAAATGGTTCTGTAAACTTTGTTGACCCTACCAACACAATCGCGACAACCGGAGGAGTAATAAACATTTCGGGAGCCAGCCTGTTATTGGGAAATCTAGATACAACTCGTAATTTCAATAGAAGTGGCGATGTAAACTTGTCTGCCAGTGGCAACATTAGTGCAGGCAACATTATTGCCAGCGGACAAGGCTACTCAGCAGGTAATGTTCAAGTCACTAGCAGTAATGGTGGAATTACCCTGAATCAGATTAACACTAGCGATAGTGGAGGGATTGGCGATGCCACGGGTGGAACGGTGACTTTGACGGCGGCAGGCAATATCCTTACAGATACCATTAATTCCTCTTCCAATGATGCTGGTGGGTTAGGTACTGGTGGCAATGTACAAGTTAGTACCACCGCAGGTAGTATTACCACAGGGGGAATAAACTCGTCTGTAGCCAAGACGGGAGGCGGCGGTTTTATCGGGGCAGCTGGCGCAGTCAGCTTAACTGCCACAGAGAATATCACCGTTAATGATGGCATTAATGCCTCAGCGATCGCCATCGAAGTGGATGGGACTGGAAATGTTACAGGTGGCAACGTTACTTTACAGACTACCAATACTGCTGGCAGCAATATTCGTTTTACCAACATCAACACTCAGGCGATCGCCGATGATTTTGTTGATGGTAACACTGTTCAAGGTGGCAATGTGCAAGTGCTAACCAACGGACTGATTCAAGGAATAGGAGCGGGTGAGGCGATCGCTACTGGTGGATTTTTTACTAGTGCAGGAGGTACTAACGCTCAACCTCTTGTGGGAGGTACTATCAGAATTCAACACGATGGTGGCCCAAACAATGTGGATTTTATCGTCGGTGATGCAAGTGTCAATGGCACAGCAGGATCGCTTAATAGAGGGGATTCAATCATCGCTTCGGGTAACTTCCCAGTCTTACCTAATGGCGGAGATGCTAGCGGCACCCCAACCGGCATTACCATTACTTCCGTCAACACCCCGCCGACATTAACGGCAAACTCATCGCTACCCAATACCCAGACCAATCAACCAGTAACCTTGACATTCTCTAGTTTGGCTGCACTGGTCAGCGATGCAAATAATGACATCACCTCCATCCAGATTGATGTAGTGAATACAGGAACTCTCACTGTCAACGGTCTTCCCGTCGTCCCTGGTGTTACTACCTTATCTAGCAACGATACTTTAGTTTACACACCTCCAGCAGATACTAACGGATCGCTAAATGCTTTTGTAATTAGTGCAAATGACCGCGTTTCCTCTTCTGCATCTGTACAGGTAGGAATCAACGTCAGTCAGATTCCTACCACGATTCCGACTCCGATTCCTACCCCAACTTTTAACCCGACTCCTGCCCCAACTTTTAACCCGATTCCTACCCCAACTCTTCCCCCCTGCTCATTCCAATGCACTCCAGGTAAACCAGTTAACCCTGTTCCAAATAATCCTAATATTGATAACCCCGTTATTAATACCGATCCCACACCCGAAACTGATTTCACAGATGATTTTGCCGACCATTTAGGCATCCCTACTCCTAGAATCAAAACACTAGATGATGCTAAAGGAATTGCTCATAAAATTGAGGAAGCGACTGGTGTTAAACCTGCATTTATTTACATCAGTTTTGTCCCGGTGGAGATAATACCAGAGAGAAATTTAGGCAAAGCTGAAAAATTTACCAAACAGTTAAATACTCTAGCAGAACAGGATAGCGATCAACTGGAAATAGTCGTAGTAACTGGAAAAGGCAACCCCATCCGTAAGCGCATCCCCGAAACAACCAGAGCTAAAGTTCTCAAAGTAGCTCAAGAATTTCGCGACCAAATAGTTAGTCCACAAAACCGTCGCCGCACCGGTTATTTGCGTCCATCGCAACAACTTTATCGCTGGATTATTGCACCACTAGAGGCAGATTTACAGGCAAGAGAAATCAATAATCTAGTCTTTTTACCAGATATTGGATTACGTTCAACCCCAATGGCAGCACTTCATGATGGCAAAGGGTTTCTAATAGAAAAATATAGCATTGGGTTGATGCCTAGTCTGAGCTTGACTAACACCCTTTATAAAGACATTAAAAAATCTCAAGTCTTAGCGATGGGCATTTCTGAGAGTACTCAGGGACAAGAGCCTTTACCAGCAGTTCCTCTGGAGTTATCAACACTGGTGTCTAAACTCTGGCAGGGCAAATTATTGTTAGACAAGCAAGCCACTTTAGAAAATCTCAAAACTATCCGCCGCCAACAACCTTTTGGGATTATTCACATGGCAACCCACGCCGATTTTACTACCGGTGCTTTGAGTAATTCTTATATTCAACTGTGGGAAGACAAGTTACGCTTGAACCAATTACGGCAGTTGCGCTTGAATGAACCTGAAGTTGAAATGCTGGTGCTGAGTGCTTGTAGAACAGCTTTGGGGGATGAAGAGTCGGAACTTGGATTTGCAGGTTTAGCTGTGCTAGCAGGCGTAAAAACTACTGTCGCCAGTCTTTGGTCGGTTAATGATGCTGGTACAGCAGCCTTGATGACGAAATTTTATGAAAACTTGAGGACATCTCGGATTAAAGCAGAAGCCCTCAGACAGGCTCAGTTAGGTATGGCAAAAGGGCAGATTTACGTAAAAAATGGTCAAATACAAGGTTTAGGAGTAGTGGGGAGCCTACCTCTACCTAATAACAGTGGTGATGAAGGGGAGCAATTACTTACCCATCCTTATTATTGGGCTGGATTCACAATGGTTGGCAATCCTTGGTAA
- a CDS encoding type I restriction endonuclease subunit R, translating to MVQTIQARDISLYELEEKFGLQLVTNADFFTEWTNDLPSVNDAEFLSLERVKSNYLNLTQHRPMSEEAVKMVVLSPLLDLVGFYQPPFEIETEKSTDISAVDESIMVKGKIDVLVIQKRLWVLVIESKSTKFDVLSALPQALAYMLDIPNIERPIFGLLVNGREFVFVKLVQQENPKYARSYALSIERDAEFQQVLSALKRIGQLIL from the coding sequence ATGGTACAAACAATCCAAGCGCGGGATATCAGCCTTTACGAACTAGAAGAAAAATTTGGTTTGCAATTGGTTACAAATGCTGATTTTTTTACAGAATGGACAAATGATTTACCATCGGTTAATGATGCAGAATTTCTCTCGCTAGAACGAGTTAAAAGTAACTATTTAAATTTAACTCAACATCGTCCGATGTCAGAAGAAGCGGTGAAGATGGTAGTGCTGTCTCCACTACTTGATTTAGTTGGTTTTTATCAGCCACCTTTTGAAATTGAAACTGAAAAATCTACTGATATTTCTGCTGTAGATGAAAGCATAATGGTCAAAGGTAAGATTGATGTTTTGGTAATTCAAAAACGTCTTTGGGTACTAGTTATTGAATCTAAAAGCACTAAATTTGATGTCTTAAGCGCATTACCCCAAGCACTTGCTTATATGCTTGATATTCCCAATATTGAACGACCAATCTTTGGGTTACTTGTCAACGGTAGAGAGTTTGTTTTTGTGAAGCTAGTTCAGCAAGAAAATCCAAAGTATGCTCGTTCTTATGCATTATCAATTGAACGAGATGCAGAATTCCAACAGGTACTAAGTGCATTAAAACGCATTGGTCAATTAATTTTATAA
- a CDS encoding ShlB/FhaC/HecB family hemolysin secretion/activation protein gives MRKDTGTGIKPKTTTQQRIVSFSHQLNTWPLASTKWNKHSFSFQCGLLILTVVWIVTVNGLRATANNFTPDSAPNSSQPKLQIVQETNSSPVIDPNQPEPNPQLETPQRIRVRKIQVVDSTVFNENDFNPVVKPFEERDLTLEEIRQAADAVTQLYLNKGYINSRAVPDIQQPSTADGVVVIRVIEGRLTEINIEGTRRLNPSYIRSRIQLGAGIPLNSGKLEEQLKLLRLDPLFTNVEARLRPTGKVGQSVLIVRVEEAKTLIGSLGVDNYSPPSIGAERLGIELRDRNLTGMGDELAGSYYHTLSGGSDAFDFSYQVPVNAMNGKVQIRTAFNRNEITEPPFDALGIRANQDLYEINYRQPLMRSPKEEFALSLGFTYQDGQTFLFDNLATPFGIGPDANGVSRTSVIKFGQDYIKREPQGAWFLRSQFNFGIDILDATINSDPIPDGRFFSWLGQIQRVQQLSNDHLLLIQADLQLTPDSLLPSQQFVIGGGQSVRGYRQNIRSGDNGFRVAIEDRFTVQRDKSGLSTIQLAPFLDMGAVWNQSNNPNLLPAQTFLVGAGLGLLWNQAMGIDNLFLRLDYGFPFIDLSDRGNNAQDDGFYFSLRYQP, from the coding sequence ATGAGAAAAGACACAGGAACTGGTATTAAGCCGAAAACAACGACTCAGCAAAGAATTGTCTCTTTCTCTCATCAGTTAAACACTTGGCCTTTGGCAAGTACTAAATGGAATAAGCACAGCTTCAGTTTTCAGTGTGGCTTGCTAATTCTGACTGTGGTCTGGATTGTAACTGTAAATGGACTTAGAGCTACAGCAAATAACTTTACACCCGACTCGGCTCCAAATAGTAGTCAGCCAAAGTTACAAATAGTACAGGAAACAAACTCTTCCCCAGTAATTGACCCGAATCAACCCGAACCGAACCCTCAACTAGAAACACCACAACGGATTCGGGTTCGCAAAATCCAAGTTGTAGATAGCACCGTCTTTAATGAAAATGACTTTAATCCAGTAGTTAAACCCTTTGAAGAACGAGACTTGACTTTAGAAGAAATCAGACAAGCCGCAGATGCTGTTACCCAGCTTTACTTAAACAAAGGCTATATAAATTCCAGAGCAGTTCCAGATATTCAGCAACCTAGTACCGCCGATGGTGTTGTGGTAATTCGAGTCATTGAAGGACGTTTGACAGAGATTAACATCGAAGGGACGCGGCGATTAAATCCATCTTATATTCGTAGTCGCATCCAACTAGGTGCGGGTATCCCTTTGAATAGTGGTAAGCTCGAAGAACAACTGAAATTGTTGCGACTCGATCCTCTATTTACCAATGTGGAAGCGCGTCTGCGACCAACGGGTAAGGTTGGTCAAAGTGTTCTCATTGTCAGAGTTGAAGAGGCAAAAACTTTAATTGGTAGCTTGGGTGTAGATAATTATTCGCCTCCCAGTATTGGGGCAGAAAGATTGGGTATTGAACTGCGCGATCGCAATTTGACCGGGATGGGAGATGAGTTAGCAGGCTCATACTACCACACCCTTTCTGGTGGTTCTGATGCCTTTGATTTTAGCTATCAAGTTCCTGTTAACGCCATGAATGGCAAAGTGCAGATTAGAACGGCATTTAATCGCAACGAAATCACTGAGCCACCTTTTGATGCCCTTGGCATTCGCGCCAACCAGGATCTTTATGAAATCAATTATCGCCAACCATTGATGCGATCGCCCAAAGAAGAATTTGCCTTATCTTTGGGATTTACCTATCAAGATGGTCAAACCTTCCTCTTCGATAACCTTGCAACCCCCTTTGGTATTGGGCCTGATGCCAATGGTGTCAGCCGCACCAGCGTAATTAAATTTGGTCAAGATTATATCAAGCGCGAACCTCAAGGAGCTTGGTTTTTGCGATCGCAATTTAATTTTGGCATTGACATCTTAGACGCAACTATCAACAGTGACCCCATACCCGATGGCCGCTTTTTCAGTTGGTTGGGTCAAATACAGCGCGTCCAGCAACTTAGTAACGATCATCTGTTGCTTATCCAAGCAGACTTGCAGTTAACACCAGATAGCCTTTTACCTTCCCAGCAATTTGTTATTGGCGGCGGACAGTCTGTAAGGGGATATCGGCAAAATATCCGCTCTGGGGATAATGGATTTCGGGTAGCGATTGAAGATCGGTTCACAGTCCAGCGCGATAAATCTGGATTATCCACAATTCAACTCGCGCCATTTCTGGACATGGGAGCCGTCTGGAATCAGTCTAATAATCCTAATCTGCTACCCGCTCAAACGTTTTTGGTGGGTGCGGGCTTAGGATTATTATGGAATCAGGCAATGGGAATTGATAATCTGTTTTTGCGGCTCGATTATGGATTTCCATTTATCGATCTGAGCGATCGCGGCAATAACGCTCAAGATGATGGTTTTTACTTTAGCCTTCGTTATCAACCTTAG
- a CDS encoding pentapeptide repeat-containing protein — translation MKNYADKQEFILSQITNKYFQRRDFSGCDLSGIDLKGINLSGVNFIGADLRDANLCGCVLTRANLSGANLMQASLREANLYEASLCEANLINADLTRANLCGTFLWRAKFTSSNLWGASLCDVDLREADLSEANLIEASLIEANLMRANLTGAKLCGAKLLEANLTEANLTGADLTWANLTKANLSKANLWETNLIYAKFRDTIMPDGTIKQPQIVIY, via the coding sequence ATGAAAAATTATGCTGATAAGCAGGAATTTATATTAAGCCAAATCACAAATAAATATTTTCAGCGCCGAGATTTTAGTGGATGTGACTTGAGTGGAATTGACCTAAAAGGAATTAACTTAAGTGGTGTTAACTTCATCGGAGCGGATTTACGTGACGCAAACTTGTGTGGCTGTGTCCTCACTCGTGCTAATTTAAGTGGTGCAAATTTGATGCAAGCTAGCTTACGCGAAGCTAATTTGTATGAAGCATCTTTGTGTGAAGCTAATTTGATTAATGCTGATTTAACACGAGCAAATTTGTGCGGAACTTTCTTGTGGCGGGCGAAATTCACAAGTAGTAATCTTTGGGGTGCTTCTTTATGTGATGTGGATTTGAGAGAAGCAGACTTAAGTGAAGCCAATTTAATTGAAGCATCACTGATTGAAGCTAACTTAATGAGAGCAAATCTCACAGGAGCAAAGTTATGTGGAGCAAAATTATTAGAAGCTAATTTAACTGAGGCTAACTTAACTGGTGCAGATTTGACATGGGCAAATTTAACCAAGGCAAACTTGAGTAAGGCAAACCTTTGGGAGACAAACTTGATTTATGCAAAGTTCCGGGATACTATCATGCCTGATGGCACAATTAAGCAACCTCAGATAGTT